One region of Chryseobacterium muglaense genomic DNA includes:
- a CDS encoding sensor histidine kinase, translated as MKKHQIFWLIFILLAIFSGVFAFDFYSQNRWINCLLFSSMSLVCIFLAQASAFSYIQKTEKLILAIQKKDFSLFPETDENTLVENAVKLYYQSKEEHLSYSSYKLLYEEILNQLEIGLMILSKKNNEWEVFYVNPVFLEILQIPKYNYWNLYENKTPNFYKIIEQSNYENSQEFFDISINENTKQSFSLRTKKVENVKNRFCIISLESVQKIIEQKEKLAWNNLMKVISHELLNTLTPVNSLIQNLEYIANQEIIEKEDQQDMKESLMIINSKSKQLLNFVDDYRQVAELPKPVFKTISLTHIVESALNFLKPEFEKNNIRIINSLENQTIFADQKMIERCLINLYLNAIYAVADNSEKIIKTEIKTLNKRILLNVEDNGTGIPNEIKDKIFLPFFTTRISGSGIGLTLSKSIIEAHKGYLNYKPLEKGSRFEIWFLN; from the coding sequence ATGAAAAAACATCAAATATTCTGGTTAATCTTTATTTTATTGGCAATTTTCAGCGGAGTTTTCGCATTTGATTTTTATTCACAAAACAGATGGATTAATTGTCTTCTGTTTTCATCGATGAGCTTGGTTTGTATTTTTCTGGCGCAGGCTTCGGCTTTCTCATATATTCAAAAAACGGAAAAGTTGATTTTAGCTATTCAGAAAAAAGATTTCTCACTATTTCCTGAAACCGACGAAAACACCTTGGTCGAAAATGCCGTAAAACTCTATTACCAAAGCAAAGAAGAGCATCTTTCTTATTCTTCTTACAAGCTTTTGTACGAAGAAATTTTGAATCAGCTGGAAATCGGTTTGATGATTTTATCAAAGAAAAATAATGAATGGGAAGTTTTTTATGTGAACCCTGTTTTTCTGGAAATTCTGCAAATTCCAAAGTATAATTATTGGAATCTTTATGAAAATAAAACACCTAATTTTTATAAAATTATTGAGCAATCAAACTATGAAAACTCACAGGAATTTTTCGATATTTCTATTAATGAAAATACAAAACAGTCATTTTCTCTGAGAACCAAGAAAGTTGAAAATGTGAAAAACCGTTTCTGTATCATCAGTTTAGAATCTGTTCAGAAAATTATTGAGCAAAAGGAAAAATTAGCCTGGAACAATCTGATGAAAGTAATTTCTCACGAATTGCTCAATACTTTAACACCTGTTAACAGTTTAATTCAAAATCTGGAATACATTGCCAATCAAGAAATTATCGAGAAAGAAGACCAACAAGATATGAAGGAAAGCCTGATGATTATCAATTCAAAATCGAAACAATTGTTGAATTTTGTAGACGATTACAGGCAAGTTGCTGAGTTGCCCAAACCAGTTTTCAAAACAATTTCATTGACTCATATTGTGGAATCTGCACTTAATTTTCTGAAACCGGAATTTGAAAAAAATAATATCAGAATCATCAATTCATTGGAAAACCAAACCATTTTTGCAGATCAAAAAATGATTGAAAGATGTCTCATCAATCTTTACCTCAATGCCATTTACGCAGTTGCTGATAATTCAGAAAAAATAATAAAAACAGAGATTAAAACTCTCAATAAACGTATTCTTTTGAATGTAGAAGACAATGGAACCGGAATCCCAAACGAAATTAAAGATAAAATTTTCCTTCCGTTTTTCACTACGAGAATCAGCGGTTCCGGAATTGGATTAACACTCAGCAAAAGTATTATTGAAGCCCATAAAGGCTACTTAAATTATAAACCTTTGGAAAAAGGAAGTCGCTTTGAGATTTGGTTTTTGAATTAA
- a CDS encoding sigma-54-dependent transcriptional regulator, whose product MRKKEAHILIVDDDEDILFSARVWLKKFFTEVSCLSQPKNILKFLSEQQADAVLLDMNFRKGFESGKDGLYWMQEIKTLEPELPIILMTAYGEVELAVEALKNGASDFILKPWNNEKLYASVNLAVDISRKNKKLNQWENVSIKTNQYQLETQSQVMKEVMSQIEKVSATDANVLLLGENGTGKYVLSEHIHELSERKNQPFVHIDLGSLSENLFEAELFGYKKGAFTDAHQDYAGKIENAENGTVFLDEIGNLPLHLQTKLLSLIQNRKLSRLGESKERLLDVRFIFATNENLKKAVSENRFRKDLYYRINTVELNIPSLGERIEDIPNLADYFLDKYKQKYHKPDLALNENLISELTTYSWPGNIRELDHCIERSVILSNNKNLKLLMPQDEESEQTIVNLNIEEMEEILIKKALKKHRGNISSAAEDLGLSRAALYRRMEKFDL is encoded by the coding sequence ATGCGAAAAAAAGAAGCTCATATTTTAATTGTGGATGATGACGAAGATATTTTGTTTTCGGCAAGAGTGTGGCTCAAAAAATTTTTCACGGAAGTCAGTTGTCTCAGTCAACCCAAAAACATTCTGAAATTTTTGTCTGAGCAGCAGGCTGATGCCGTTCTTCTGGATATGAACTTCCGGAAAGGTTTTGAAAGTGGAAAAGACGGTTTGTATTGGATGCAGGAAATTAAAACCTTAGAACCCGAACTTCCAATCATTTTGATGACGGCTTACGGCGAGGTCGAATTAGCTGTTGAAGCTTTAAAAAACGGTGCTTCAGATTTTATTTTAAAACCTTGGAATAACGAAAAACTATATGCTTCTGTTAATTTAGCCGTCGATATTTCCCGAAAGAATAAAAAACTGAATCAGTGGGAAAATGTCAGCATCAAGACCAATCAGTATCAACTGGAAACACAATCTCAGGTGATGAAGGAAGTGATGAGTCAGATTGAAAAAGTTTCTGCAACCGATGCTAATGTTTTACTTTTAGGAGAAAACGGAACAGGAAAATATGTTTTATCTGAACACATTCACGAATTATCTGAAAGGAAAAACCAACCTTTTGTACATATCGATTTGGGAAGTCTTTCTGAAAATCTTTTTGAAGCTGAATTATTCGGTTATAAAAAAGGAGCGTTTACAGATGCGCATCAGGATTACGCAGGAAAAATAGAAAATGCTGAAAACGGAACAGTATTTCTTGATGAAATCGGGAATCTTCCGCTTCATCTTCAAACTAAATTATTGAGCTTAATTCAAAATAGAAAACTCTCAAGGCTTGGAGAAAGCAAAGAGCGATTATTAGATGTAAGGTTTATTTTTGCAACGAATGAAAATCTAAAAAAAGCAGTTTCAGAAAACCGTTTCCGCAAAGATTTATATTACCGAATAAATACGGTGGAGTTGAATATTCCAAGTCTAGGAGAAAGAATTGAAGATATTCCAAATTTGGCTGATTATTTTTTAGATAAGTATAAACAAAAATATCATAAACCAGATTTGGCTTTAAATGAGAATTTAATTTCAGAATTAACAACTTATTCCTGGCCTGGAAACATCCGTGAACTCGACCATTGCATCGAAAGAAGCGTAATTCTTTCCAACAATAAAAACCTTAAATTGCTGATGCCTCAAGATGAAGAGTCGGAACAAACCATTGTTAATCTCAACATTGAAGAAATGGAAGAAATTCTGATTAAAAAAGCTTTGAAAAAACACCGGGGAAATATTTCTTCAGCGGCTGAAGATTTGGGATTATCCAGAGCTGCGTTATACAGAAGAATGGAAAAATTTGACTTGTGA
- a CDS encoding PDDEXK nuclease domain-containing protein, translating into MVEKLKNTGSLDNQISFSNEKLFTDLSHLIEQSRQQVAMQANSILTILFWQVGKRINDDILQNQRAEYGKQILPTVSAKLEHLYGRNFTERNVRRMMQFAEQFKDFQIVSPLATQLSWSHFIELLPLKSYEAKLFYAQLSIEGKFGKRELRKQITSKAFERTEIANLQSSQNENFPINTFKDPYLLDFLGLQNDYLEKDIETAILHELEKFILELGKGFAFVERQKRMIIDGEDFYLDLLFYHRSLKRLIAIELKLGKFQAKYKGQMELYLKWLNKNEKQEGEEMPIGLILCAESSKEQVELLEMHKDGIMVAEYWTELPPKKELERKLHLALIEAKERFERKKLL; encoded by the coding sequence ATGGTTGAAAAATTAAAAAACACTGGTTCTCTTGATAATCAAATCAGTTTTTCAAATGAAAAATTGTTCACAGATTTATCACATTTAATAGAACAAAGCCGCCAGCAGGTTGCGATGCAAGCCAATAGCATATTGACCATTTTGTTTTGGCAGGTTGGAAAACGCATCAATGATGATATTCTTCAAAACCAGCGCGCAGAGTATGGAAAACAGATTTTACCAACAGTGTCGGCAAAATTAGAACATCTATATGGACGAAATTTCACTGAACGAAATGTAAGACGAATGATGCAGTTTGCTGAACAATTTAAAGATTTTCAAATTGTGTCGCCACTGGCTACACAATTGAGTTGGTCACATTTTATTGAACTTTTACCTTTAAAATCTTACGAAGCAAAATTATTTTACGCTCAATTATCTATTGAAGGAAAATTTGGAAAAAGAGAACTCCGCAAACAAATCACCAGCAAAGCTTTTGAAAGAACTGAAATTGCCAATCTACAATCGTCACAAAACGAAAACTTTCCAATCAATACTTTTAAAGACCCATACTTATTGGATTTCCTTGGCTTGCAAAATGATTATTTAGAAAAAGACATTGAAACAGCTATTCTTCACGAACTTGAAAAATTCATTTTAGAATTAGGGAAAGGATTTGCTTTTGTGGAGCGCCAAAAAAGAATGATTATTGATGGCGAAGATTTTTATCTCGATTTATTATTTTATCATCGTTCTTTAAAAAGATTGATAGCAATCGAATTGAAATTAGGAAAATTTCAAGCCAAATATAAAGGTCAAATGGAATTATATTTGAAATGGCTCAACAAAAACGAAAAACAAGAAGGTGAAGAAATGCCTATTGGATTAATACTTTGCGCAGAAAGCAGTAAAGAACAGGTAGAACTTTTAGAAATGCACAAAGACGGAATTATGGTCGCTGAATATTGGACCGAATTACCACCAAAAAAAGAACTTGAACGAAAGTTACATTTAGCTTTAATTGAAGCAAAAGAACGTTTCGAACGTAAAAAATTGCTGTAA
- a CDS encoding efflux RND transporter periplasmic adaptor subunit: MDTKIVKKKSKLKLISIILVSALAVSVFGWYFLNQKKTFNVKLEDITTDVVTKGKFEDMLMVTAQTQSLNSSLVNVLEGGAVKEIFAEDGQMLMKGQPIARVYNPNTEFNYLNQETGIMQQISQMRSSLLELKNQEFNQDKELLQSQNDYNTALQTFNLQKRLYDAEIGKKTDYDVALQNLNYQKQRKQIVEKGSANEKASRNSQFAAINNSINQMEKSLDILRSNKNNFLIMAPVSGRLSSFNISLGQNLTTGESIGKIDLMGGYKLIAKVDEYYINKLQVGIKGRLESNAKQYEVIISKILPEVKDGQFSVELNFIDAKIENLKIGMTFGVKLKLSADTQSMMIPKGNFYKDTNGKWIFVLKNSKAEKRNISLGRENPMYYEVVSGLKAGETVITSDYSELKKYEILDIKK; encoded by the coding sequence ATGGATACGAAAATAGTAAAAAAGAAATCTAAATTAAAATTAATATCAATCATTCTTGTTTCTGCGTTGGCAGTTTCAGTTTTTGGATGGTACTTTCTTAATCAGAAAAAAACATTTAATGTAAAGCTGGAAGATATCACGACTGATGTTGTGACGAAAGGAAAATTCGAAGATATGTTGATGGTAACGGCGCAAACGCAATCTCTTAACTCTTCTTTGGTTAATGTTTTGGAAGGTGGCGCTGTAAAAGAAATTTTTGCAGAAGACGGACAAATGTTGATGAAAGGGCAGCCTATTGCAAGAGTTTACAATCCGAATACAGAATTTAATTATCTGAATCAGGAAACTGGAATTATGCAGCAAATCAGCCAAATGAGAAGTTCGCTTTTGGAGTTGAAAAATCAGGAATTTAATCAAGATAAAGAGTTGTTGCAATCTCAGAATGATTACAATACGGCTTTACAGACTTTTAATCTTCAGAAAAGATTGTACGATGCAGAAATCGGAAAGAAAACCGATTATGATGTGGCTTTACAAAATCTGAATTATCAGAAGCAAAGAAAACAAATTGTAGAAAAGGGAAGTGCAAACGAAAAAGCATCCAGAAACTCACAATTTGCTGCCATCAATAATTCAATCAATCAAATGGAAAAAAGTTTGGATATTTTGCGTTCGAATAAAAATAATTTCCTAATTATGGCGCCGGTTTCCGGAAGATTGTCTTCATTTAATATTTCACTTGGACAGAATTTGACAACCGGTGAAAGCATCGGAAAAATAGATTTGATGGGTGGTTATAAACTGATTGCAAAAGTGGATGAGTATTATATCAACAAACTTCAAGTAGGCATTAAAGGAAGACTGGAAAGCAATGCTAAACAATATGAAGTGATTATTTCAAAAATTCTTCCCGAAGTAAAAGATGGGCAGTTTTCTGTGGAGCTAAATTTTATCGATGCGAAAATTGAAAATTTAAAAATCGGGATGACTTTCGGAGTGAAACTGAAACTGTCTGCGGATACACAAAGTATGATGATTCCGAAAGGAAATTTCTACAAAGACACGAACGGGAAATGGATTTTCGTTCTGAAAAATAGTAAAGCAGAAAAAAGAAACATCAGTTTGGGAAGAGAAAACCCGATGTACTACGAAGTTGTTTCAGGATTAAAAGCTGGGGAAACCGTGATTACTTCAGATTATTCTGAATTGAAGAAATATGAAATATTAGATATAAAAAAATAA
- a CDS encoding DUF4932 domain-containing protein: MILIKKLWMVSIPLVSILNFSQEKLTPKVDERVEVVSIVFRLAGAEEYSQDYNKKYVEDINTYFTTYKNSGIVEFIKENRNKNGLGKDAVMSMALHLSLKNGKFSPIKEKVNSLDKRWEKVDKKQFVSLLNLFYKNTNFQQFFNNHSEDYKKAISEYQKIILSDFNQDWYSRFYGKKATEDYKIILGYGNGGGNYGIKTHPEKQQEIVNAVVGMSSFDKDGNARFDKNEFQPLLIHEFNHSFINYILEMGDNKSKLENSGKIIYELVKEDMEPQAYTNWEIMINESLVRASVVRYMIDNQYSQKEIDEEVSIQEKRKFLWIKELVELLGKYENDRKKYSSFESFYPEIISFYNQLAPKMSTIISNYEKNQPKVISISPDIWNKNDVDPSIKEITINFDREMAEGNSINMGDSGKEHFPLTKNEGFVNNHKGIKLLMELKPNTEYEFILTNNKFKSKEGYPLKEAVIKFKTK, encoded by the coding sequence ATGATTTTGATTAAAAAACTTTGGATGGTAAGTATTCCTTTGGTTTCAATTTTAAACTTTTCGCAGGAAAAATTAACTCCTAAAGTAGATGAAAGAGTAGAGGTTGTAAGTATTGTTTTTCGATTGGCAGGTGCTGAAGAGTATAGCCAAGATTACAATAAAAAATATGTTGAAGATATCAATACTTATTTTACAACCTATAAAAACTCAGGAATTGTTGAGTTTATTAAAGAAAACAGAAACAAAAACGGTTTAGGAAAAGACGCTGTGATGTCGATGGCGCTTCATTTATCTTTAAAAAACGGAAAATTCAGCCCGATAAAGGAAAAAGTAAATTCTTTGGATAAAAGATGGGAAAAAGTAGATAAAAAACAGTTCGTTTCTTTGTTGAATCTGTTTTACAAAAACACCAATTTTCAGCAGTTTTTTAATAATCATTCCGAAGATTATAAAAAAGCAATAAGTGAATATCAAAAGATTATTTTATCTGATTTTAATCAAGATTGGTATTCTAGATTTTATGGCAAAAAAGCCACTGAAGATTACAAAATTATTTTAGGTTACGGAAATGGTGGTGGAAATTACGGAATTAAAACTCATCCCGAAAAACAGCAAGAAATTGTAAATGCAGTAGTCGGAATGTCATCTTTTGATAAGGATGGAAATGCAAGATTTGATAAAAACGAGTTTCAGCCATTACTGATTCATGAGTTCAACCATTCGTTTATCAATTATATTTTGGAGATGGGTGACAACAAATCTAAATTAGAAAATTCTGGCAAAATTATTTATGAATTGGTGAAAGAAGACATGGAACCTCAAGCGTACACCAATTGGGAAATCATGATTAACGAAAGTTTGGTAAGAGCTTCTGTTGTTCGCTATATGATAGATAATCAATATTCGCAAAAAGAGATTGATGAAGAAGTTTCAATCCAGGAAAAAAGAAAATTTTTATGGATAAAAGAGTTGGTGGAATTGTTGGGGAAATATGAAAATGACAGAAAAAAATATTCTTCATTTGAAAGTTTTTATCCTGAAATTATTTCTTTTTATAATCAGTTGGCTCCAAAAATGAGCACTATTATCAGCAATTATGAGAAAAATCAACCTAAAGTAATCTCTATTTCTCCCGATATCTGGAATAAAAATGATGTAGATCCTTCGATTAAAGAAATCACAATTAATTTTGACAGAGAAATGGCAGAAGGCAATTCTATAAACATGGGTGATTCAGGTAAAGAGCATTTTCCGTTGACAAAAAATGAAGGTTTTGTGAATAATCATAAAGGAATAAAATTATTAATGGAATTGAAACCTAATACAGAATACGAATTTATATTAACCAATAATAAATTTAAATCGAAAGAAGGTTATCCTTTAAAGGAAGCTGTGATAAAATTTAAAACAAAATAA
- a CDS encoding GIN domain-containing protein yields MKTLAILFLTTFATQSFQASTNPNFYMENQGRKSFQIETKTIALEHFDALASDMVFDVEVVKSNEEKVVIKSNYLQFVKVKVKNSVLKIAYKRGQSLENVDTKIIVYAKDIKSVSAGIGSIVKIKDDFNIQKFSTVSGGKIYGDSNARQVSINTESGSLVSGTINTENLVLNSKSASTIDIQGKISKAIINSEQASKVIATKATITEALVNARSASSVSLSVSKELTASANSLAKIRYKTLSGIKFSANRNSGGTIDTL; encoded by the coding sequence ATGAAAACTTTAGCAATATTATTTCTTACCACTTTTGCAACACAGTCTTTTCAGGCTTCTACAAACCCTAATTTTTATATGGAAAATCAAGGGCGAAAGTCTTTTCAAATCGAAACAAAAACTATTGCCTTAGAACATTTTGATGCCCTTGCTTCTGATATGGTTTTTGATGTAGAAGTGGTGAAATCTAACGAAGAAAAAGTTGTGATTAAAAGCAATTATCTTCAATTCGTAAAAGTAAAGGTGAAAAACAGTGTATTGAAAATCGCCTACAAAAGGGGACAGTCGTTAGAAAACGTGGATACTAAAATTATTGTTTATGCAAAAGATATCAAATCTGTGAGTGCAGGAATTGGTTCTATTGTAAAAATTAAGGATGATTTTAATATCCAAAAGTTTTCTACAGTTAGTGGAGGAAAAATTTATGGTGATTCTAATGCGAGACAAGTAAGCATCAATACAGAATCCGGAAGCTTAGTTTCAGGAACTATCAATACAGAAAATCTTGTCTTGAATTCAAAATCGGCAAGCACTATAGATATTCAGGGGAAAATTTCAAAAGCAATAATCAATTCAGAGCAGGCTTCTAAAGTTATTGCTACTAAAGCCACTATTACCGAAGCATTAGTAAACGCGAGATCAGCTTCTTCGGTAAGTTTAAGTGTTTCTAAAGAATTGACAGCATCTGCAAATTCATTAGCGAAAATCAGATACAAAACTTTGTCAGGAATCAAATTTTCTGCAAACAGAAATTCTGGCGGAACGATAGATACGTTGTAA
- a CDS encoding ABC transporter ATP-binding protein: protein MINIQNLSKIYKTEDVQTNALNNVSLQIKEGEFVAIMGPSGCGKSTFLNILGLLDSASSGSYQFESTETIGTSEKKKSDIRKKNIGFIFQNFNLIDELTVYENIELPLIYNGVSSSERKKRVEEIMEKINIAHRAKHYPQQLSGGQQQRAAVARALVTKPKLILADEPTGNLDSSNGNEVMNLLAELHREGSTIAMVTHSSYDAGYASRIVNMKDGEIFSEEHSSQRKDVFEKADAKNFE, encoded by the coding sequence ATGATAAATATTCAAAACCTTTCTAAAATATATAAAACCGAAGACGTACAAACCAATGCACTTAACAATGTAAGTCTGCAAATCAAAGAAGGCGAATTTGTCGCAATAATGGGACCTTCGGGTTGCGGAAAATCTACTTTTCTTAACATTCTTGGGCTTTTGGACAGCGCTTCTTCAGGTTCTTATCAATTTGAATCTACTGAAACCATTGGAACTTCTGAAAAGAAAAAATCAGACATCAGAAAGAAAAATATTGGTTTTATATTCCAAAATTTTAATCTGATTGATGAACTCACGGTTTATGAAAATATAGAATTGCCATTAATATACAACGGTGTTTCTTCCTCAGAAAGAAAAAAAAGAGTAGAAGAAATTATGGAGAAAATTAATATTGCGCACCGAGCAAAACATTATCCACAACAACTTTCAGGAGGTCAGCAACAAAGAGCTGCCGTTGCAAGAGCCTTGGTTACAAAACCAAAACTGATTCTTGCTGATGAACCAACTGGAAATCTTGACAGTTCAAACGGAAATGAAGTGATGAATCTTTTGGCAGAACTTCACCGAGAAGGCTCTACAATTGCGATGGTGACGCACTCTTCTTACGATGCTGGTTATGCATCAAGAATCGTGAATATGAAAGACGGCGAGATTTTCTCTGAAGAACATTCTTCTCAAAGAAAAGATGTTTTCGAAAAAGCAGATGCCAAAAACTTTGAATAA
- a CDS encoding ABC transporter permease: MLQNWLKIAFINYKKNWLSTIINLFGLTIGLTGFMLILMHWNDEESFEKWNSKKDDIYYFQTYYKKENSYGGAISIPLAENALKRISEVQDYALMSGTDIAYKMTTKNKTAYQEGGMAASENFFNLFPFKLVAGSYKDVFKNDNNIAISNVVAKNLFGKTEVAGEMIKINKTDYIVTAVYELPKGNSQIKPDFIFKPAEQLKNDKESWGNFNYGCFFLLKKGADPRSFEKKFRDIIMLRAKINSKGAGVTPQEFIDIYGPTDSLLTPLDKIKLHSEMTWFGKPDFKSLMILFTLSVLIVILSAINFINLKTAQASQRAKEIGVRKAIGSTKSSLILQFLMETFLICFASYLLSLALTELLLPSLNKFYNKEIVMSDWRIYFYSFAMVALVTIVSGLVPALYLSNFKAIETLKGNFARSKNGVWLRNGILTLQLIISSFFIIGGLIVNQQVKHMMDKDLGFSGKQIFQINFNEDNGEPWLKYERLKTEMAKIPGVESISFAEAPPGTNNQSSSNMDYLNTSIQARHGSMDHNYLQFMGVKLLKGRWLDPKLSSDTINNALVNEAFLKKFGWTDEQAMKREVRPGFDNKPYHIVGITKDFNIKSLKSEVEPMIFFHYRETSWKRYNVSNIQLKLKADDIEGTVKRLKTYWKDNAEPGYPFSSYFIDKQFAKTFETYQKQQTLFSILNAMVLMVALLGLFALSSLMIEQKLKDVAIKKTLGASDGTLIVGLTKQFLWITFIAVIISVPISYYLMNEWLKDFAYRIDMPILPFILSMISLLILTFAVVSVKAYQATKVNLVKYLKYE; the protein is encoded by the coding sequence ATGCTACAAAACTGGCTTAAAATTGCATTCATCAATTATAAAAAAAATTGGCTTTCAACGATTATCAATTTGTTTGGATTAACGATTGGTCTTACTGGGTTTATGCTCATTCTGATGCATTGGAATGACGAGGAATCTTTCGAAAAATGGAATTCTAAGAAAGATGATATTTATTATTTTCAGACCTATTACAAAAAAGAAAATAGTTATGGTGGTGCTATTTCTATTCCCTTAGCTGAAAATGCATTGAAGCGCATCTCTGAAGTTCAGGATTATGCTTTGATGAGCGGTACTGATATTGCCTACAAAATGACCACTAAAAATAAAACAGCTTATCAAGAAGGTGGAATGGCTGCGTCGGAGAATTTTTTCAATCTGTTTCCATTCAAATTGGTGGCAGGAAGTTATAAAGATGTTTTTAAAAATGATAACAATATTGCTATTTCTAATGTTGTGGCAAAAAATCTTTTTGGAAAAACTGAAGTTGCGGGCGAAATGATTAAAATTAATAAAACAGATTATATTGTTACTGCGGTTTATGAGTTACCCAAAGGAAATAGCCAAATAAAGCCAGATTTTATTTTCAAACCTGCAGAACAGTTAAAAAACGATAAAGAATCTTGGGGAAATTTCAATTACGGTTGTTTTTTCTTGTTGAAAAAAGGAGCAGACCCGAGAAGTTTTGAGAAAAAATTTCGCGATATTATTATGTTGCGTGCAAAAATAAACTCTAAAGGTGCGGGAGTGACACCTCAGGAATTTATTGATATTTACGGACCCACTGACTCATTGCTTACGCCACTAGATAAAATAAAACTGCACTCGGAAATGACATGGTTTGGGAAACCTGATTTCAAGTCATTAATGATTTTGTTTACGCTTTCTGTTTTGATTGTGATTTTATCAGCCATCAATTTTATCAATCTAAAAACAGCCCAAGCTTCTCAAAGAGCAAAAGAAATCGGAGTGAGAAAAGCAATTGGAAGTACAAAATCTAGTTTGATTCTTCAGTTCCTGATGGAAACTTTTTTAATATGTTTTGCTTCATATCTTCTGTCTTTGGCTTTAACGGAACTTCTTTTACCAAGTCTCAATAAGTTTTACAACAAAGAAATCGTGATGAGCGATTGGCGCATTTATTTTTATTCGTTTGCGATGGTCGCTTTGGTTACGATTGTTTCCGGGCTTGTTCCAGCTTTATATTTATCTAATTTTAAAGCGATAGAAACTTTGAAAGGAAATTTTGCAAGAAGCAAAAACGGTGTTTGGCTGAGAAACGGAATTCTGACTTTACAATTGATCATTTCTTCTTTTTTCATCATCGGTGGATTGATTGTGAATCAGCAAGTAAAACATATGATGGATAAAGATTTGGGTTTCAGTGGAAAACAAATTTTTCAAATCAATTTTAATGAAGACAACGGAGAACCTTGGCTGAAATATGAAAGACTGAAAACCGAAATGGCAAAAATCCCCGGTGTAGAAAGTATTTCATTTGCTGAAGCTCCTCCCGGAACAAATAATCAAAGCAGTTCAAATATGGATTATTTGAATACGAGTATTCAGGCTCGTCATGGATCTATGGATCATAATTATCTTCAGTTTATGGGGGTTAAATTGCTTAAAGGACGTTGGCTGGATCCAAAATTATCATCAGATACCATTAATAATGCCTTGGTAAATGAAGCTTTTCTAAAGAAATTTGGCTGGACGGATGAGCAGGCAATGAAAAGAGAAGTAAGACCTGGCTTTGATAATAAACCTTATCATATTGTAGGAATTACAAAAGATTTCAACATCAAAAGTTTGAAGAGCGAAGTAGAGCCAATGATATTTTTCCATTACAGAGAAACCAGCTGGAAAAGATATAATGTAAGCAATATTCAGTTGAAATTAAAAGCAGACGATATTGAAGGAACTGTAAAAAGGCTGAAAACATATTGGAAAGACAATGCAGAACCTGGTTATCCTTTCAGCTCTTATTTTATTGATAAACAATTTGCTAAAACTTTTGAAACGTATCAGAAACAGCAAACACTTTTTTCAATTCTGAATGCTATGGTTTTAATGGTGGCGTTATTAGGATTATTTGCTTTGTCATCATTAATGATTGAGCAAAAATTAAAAGATGTTGCTATCAAAAAGACATTAGGTGCATCAGACGGAACTTTGATTGTAGGATTAACAAAACAATTTCTGTGGATTACTTTTATAGCAGTTATTATAAGTGTTCCAATCAGTTATTATCTGATGAATGAGTGGCTGAAAGATTTTGCTTACCGAATTGATATGCCGATTTTACCATTCATTTTGAGTATGATTTCTTTATTGATTCTAACATTTGCAGTGGTAAGTGTAAAAGCCTACCAAGCCACAAAAGTGAATCTCGTAAAATACCTGAAATACGAATAA